One window of the Candidatus Methylomirabilota bacterium genome contains the following:
- a CDS encoding DegQ family serine endoprotease, with amino-acid sequence MMQLRRRTLCALVVVAVSIGAGLGAYGVTSFAQAPRSALVAAPIVRVAAPESSNTFRQVAATVGPAVININTVTVLKNPFAGPRSPMEEFFGEEFFRRFFGGPREYTQKSLGSGVVVDPSGIALTNAHVVEGASEIEVVTADGKKHKAKVLGADAKSDLAVLRIAGGANYPAARLGDSDVAQVGDWVLAIGSPFGFTQTVTAGIISAKGRVLGQGPFDDFLQTDAAINPGNSGGPLVDMAGEVIGINTAIVSRTGGSLGIGFAIPINLAKKIYGELTTRGKVTRGWLGVSVQPLTAELSKSFGAKEESGVLVADVVEGSPAEKAGLKSGDIIVEFNGKRVSAPSDLQRAVGLAGPGSSAKVKLLRERGERTVEVKIGEAPDEAEIAGRSSKARSLLGLEVKPLTPDLARQLGLRAAEGVVVASVESGSPADTGGIQPGDVIRELNRQKIRNVAEFERLARGLKEGERVTLLLQRGSSALFVAFTVGRG; translated from the coding sequence CGCTGGTGGTGGTGGCGGTGTCGATCGGGGCCGGGCTGGGCGCCTACGGCGTGACGAGCTTCGCCCAGGCTCCGCGGTCGGCATTGGTGGCGGCCCCGATCGTCCGGGTCGCGGCGCCGGAGAGCTCGAACACGTTCCGGCAGGTGGCGGCCACGGTCGGGCCGGCCGTCATCAACATCAACACCGTGACCGTCCTGAAGAACCCCTTCGCCGGGCCGCGGAGCCCGATGGAGGAGTTCTTCGGGGAGGAGTTCTTCCGTCGCTTCTTCGGGGGGCCCCGCGAGTACACGCAGAAGAGCCTCGGCTCGGGCGTCGTCGTGGACCCGTCGGGGATCGCGCTCACGAACGCCCACGTCGTCGAGGGAGCCTCGGAGATCGAGGTCGTCACCGCCGACGGGAAAAAGCACAAGGCCAAGGTCCTCGGCGCCGATGCCAAGTCCGACCTCGCCGTGCTCCGGATCGCGGGTGGCGCGAACTACCCGGCGGCGCGGCTGGGGGATTCCGACGTGGCACAGGTCGGGGACTGGGTGCTCGCCATCGGCAGCCCGTTCGGGTTCACCCAGACGGTCACCGCGGGCATCATCAGCGCCAAGGGCCGCGTCCTCGGCCAGGGACCCTTCGATGATTTCCTCCAGACCGACGCCGCGATCAACCCGGGCAACTCGGGCGGCCCGCTCGTCGACATGGCGGGCGAGGTCATCGGGATCAACACGGCCATCGTGAGCCGCACCGGCGGCTCGCTGGGCATCGGCTTCGCCATCCCGATCAACCTGGCCAAGAAGATCTACGGGGAGCTCACCACCCGCGGCAAAGTGACCCGGGGCTGGCTCGGGGTCAGCGTGCAGCCGCTGACCGCGGAGCTCTCGAAGAGCTTCGGCGCCAAGGAGGAGAGCGGCGTCCTGGTCGCCGACGTCGTGGAGGGGAGTCCGGCCGAGAAGGCCGGCCTCAAGTCGGGCGACATCATCGTGGAGTTCAACGGCAAGCGCGTGTCGGCGCCGAGCGACCTCCAGCGCGCGGTCGGCCTCGCCGGGCCCGGCAGTAGCGCGAAGGTCAAGCTGCTGCGCGAGCGCGGCGAGCGCACGGTAGAGGTGAAGATCGGCGAGGCCCCGGACGAGGCCGAAATCGCTGGACGGTCCTCCAAGGCCAGGAGCCTGCTCGGGCTCGAGGTGAAGCCGCTCACGCCGGACCTGGCGCGCCAGCTCGGTCTTCGGGCTGCCGAGGGCGTCGTGGTGGCGTCGGTCGAGTCGGGCAGCCCGGCCGACACCGGCGGGATCCAGCCGGGTGACGTCATCCGGGAGCTCAATCGGCAGAAAATCAGGAACGTCGCCGAGTTCGAGCGCCTCGCGCGCGGGCTCAAGGAGGGCGAGCGGGTGACACTCCTGCTCCAGCGCGGGTCTTCCGCGCTCTTCGTCGCCTTCACCGTGGGCCGCGGGTAA